The Levilactobacillus namurensis genomic interval GGATGGTGCAAGCCTCCCAAGATGTGGGATTGGTGGCCGATACATTATATTTGGCAGCCTTTGATGTGAAGAAGTTAGCGGTCACGATTCCGGCTGATTTACGGGTCATCTCGGCCAGTTATCGGACCGATAATCCCCACCGAGAAGTGCTCCGGGACCTGTTTACACTTTTCCAGCAGTCAACGCAGTGAGAAGTCGCTTTCATCTGACGGCGAAATGGGCTAAAATCATGACAAGGAAACGATAAGAGAGGGGCTTTTCTATGACAGAACCAGCAGCAATTGATTTACCAGCGTTTTACGCAAACCCAGACCGAAGTGTTGCCGTGCTGAATTACAACGCACGGTTTATTACCAGTATCTTTGATCTGGTCAATAGCGATGAGCTGGCCGCATTTATCAAACTTTTCTTGGATGAACAACAGACGCGAGTTCCCGAGGACGCCGATCCCGCTACCACCTTTAACCGGGTCGACGCAACGACCTATGTCGCAACGCTGAAGGGAATCTTGACCAATCAGCCCAACGTCTATGACCGTTATCCGGCTGCTGAGATTCTGGCTAGTATCGAAGACCTGTACTCGTACTACCGGTCCTATCTCCGGGTAGCCACGATGTCAACGCAACATAACGACGTGGTCTCAGCCGAGTTCATGACCATCGACCAGCACTTCAACGAGTTAGTGATTCGGTTATACCGGACAATTGAAGAGAAGCTGCAAGGCCACGCCAACCACGTTTACCGGCAGACCAGTGCCGCTTCGAGCGCCTGTGTCCTCTTGCAAAAGTTGGCTTGGCCGATGCCGGCGGGGTACGAAGCGTTAGGCAACATCCGCTTCTTGACCCGCTTGATGTTACGGCCACCAATGATGTTGCACACCAAGAGTAATAAGCGTAAGGGTCGTTTCACGGCCAGTCAGGTCAACCCGCTGACCAACTTTACCGGGGATGCGCGTGACTGGTACTGCTACCCCGCCAAGATTGGGACCAGCTTGGCTTACCTGTACTTCCACCGGGATTACCTGGCATCGGGGTTAGCTTTGGCCAACTTGTTCCAGCTAGCTGATGAGTCTGAAGTAACCGGGAAAAAGCCGGACCTGATTCTGCTGTTCGGGTCTCCCAGTGCGCAAGGCGATACCGATCCCGAGAACGGGCATTATTACTATGATGCCGCCAACCAGTTATATGTGGGTCAGGTTCCGTACAATGATCAGACCACGTACTTCGGGTACATGAAGAAGATCTGCCTGACGTTGCACAACTTGCATCAGATCGACCAAGGACGCTTGCCGATTCACGGGTCCATGGTCAAGATCACCTTCGCTAACGGGGTGGAGAAGACGGTGGTCTTCTTCGGCGACTCCGGAGCGGGGAAGTCGGAATCCATCGAGGCCCTACAGACGGTGGCTGACGAAAAGATTGCCAATATTGAAACGATTTTTGATGACATGGGCAGCTTCACGTTACAGCCGGGCGGCCAAGGCATCTATGCGCAAGGCACTGAAACGGGGGCCTTCGTTCGGTTGGATGATTTGAGTAGTGAAGTGGCCTTTAATAACATGGACCGGGGGATCTACATGAACCCGGAACAGAAGAATGCGCGGGTCATCATCCCGGCCAATACCTGGAAACGGGTCGTGGCCCATCACGAGATCGATATGTGGGTCTACGCGAACAACTACGATGATGCGGTGGGAATTCACCAGTTCACGGACCAGGCCGCAGCCAAAGCGACGTTCATTGCCGGCAAGCGTAAGGCACTGGGGACTACGGATGAAGTGGGGATGAGTACCACCTTCTTCGCCAACCCGTTTGGTCCCGTTCAAGAAGAGGCGGCGACCCGACCAATCATTGACGCGGTCTTTGACCAACTCTTTAAGGACCAGGTCTATGTGGGCGAAATCTACACGCACTTAGGCAACGACAAGTCCCAAGACAAGTTGAACGAGTCGGCCAAGGAACTCTTAGATGTCTTGATGCACCACTAGTAAAAAGGGGGGCGCACCATGGCTTACCTATCGACCCAAGATCAAGATTTGATTTTGCATATTCTTTTGCAGATCGACGACCCGGCCTACGTGGCCCATTTTCAAGATCCTAGTACGGAAGAGGCTTGGCTACAAGCCAATGAAGCGTTTATCCAGCACGACTTACAACGCTTCTTTCCCCCGACCATCGACACCGCCGATCCGGAGACCTGGCGCTATATTCGGGGCCAGCTCCTGCACGTGGCGGAGCGTGGTCATTAACGATTTTAGTCACTAGGCATAAATATCCTAAACGTAAAGGCATAGAAGTTACCTGTGAAGGTGCTTCTATGCCTTTACGTTTAGGCTGAGTTAACGCGTTAATACCCCGGACGTTGAATCTTTTAAGCAAATTTTTTCGCAATGGCTATTTTAATTTAATTATAATCTTTTTCTCATTTTGTAGCGTCTAGAGTTTTAAACTCGTAAAGCTGTAAATTCATGCTAAATGGTGAATAACGGTATGATTTTAGGCGGAATTTAAGAATGCAGCACTTTAAAGTCGAACACTTACTCATCTAAATGACAGATAATTTTAATTTGATGTAGTGTGTTGACATTAAAATCTAATAAAACTATAGTTTAAGCTATCGAGAGCAAATTGCCAACGATTTAAGGCCTTAGAGGAGGTGCTCATGTGAGAAGATTGAGACGATACTTTGTTAATTTAATACGAGGGACGTTAGCTTTATTGCTAATTTTCTTATGGAATATTCGAAGGGATGGCTCTCATTGGGTGATTCCAGTAACCTTCTTTACGGGATGGCTGATTATTAGCTGGCTGTTGTTCCCCGTATTACGAGAACGTTTTTCGAAATTATATGTTAAAAATGATGCGGGGATGACTTCATATAAGACCGCTGCATTAGCTGCCCATCAGGATGATATGCGGCAAAGTCACAAGGATAGAAGATGGACCTCGAACGGTGTAACGGTTAATCCTTGGGCGTATCAGTCAGGAAATACGCAGAGTACGGATGATATTTTGAATCCAATCTATTTGTTTTGTGAGCATCTTTTGATTTCAGTAGTTTTTATGTTGCTGGGGCCAGTGATATTGGTCGTGTCTATTTTGGTGAAGCAAGTGAGGAGGGGCGTTCTTCATACGAAATAGTGAATTACGGTTTCCGATACGGGATTTACGGTCTTTGGATACCTTTAAAGGATAGATATTTTTTACTAGTCCTAATCGCTGTTTCTTCGCTTTTGTTAGGGGTCCTTAATCCGCCGGTCCAATTGGTGATGGTCACCAAATTACCCGATAATATGATTGGGTTGATTAGGGGGCCTTTTACACGATTATTCAAGCAACGATTCCGCCGGGGCCTGCAATTTTCTCAGTGGTTGCCAACGTCTTATCACTAAATATTTCTTGGGGGTCTTTATTGACCTTCGATATGGTGGCGTTGTTTGGATTACTCAAGTTTAGGGGGGTCTAAAAAGCAGAAGGACAACTGAAACGTTCTTAGCCAGGTAGCGTAAAGGGCACATCTTCAATTGAAGATGTGCCCTTTACGAGTGGGTTAGATTTTACCCCAGCGTTTAAATTTGTTGTGAATGAAGATTAAGCGAACTGGCCCAGTAAAGCCGTCATAAAGGCTTGGGCGTCTCCCACGTAGCCGTAATCGGAAGCGGCGAAGATTGGGGCGTTCGGGTCACTGTTAACGGACACGATGGTCTGGGCGTCCTGCATCCCCACCAGGTATTGCACGGCGCCACTAATCCCGAAGTTTAGGATCAAGTCGGGGTGAATGGTGTTCCCACTTTGACCGATCTGGTCGTCGTGGGTGAACCGGTCCTGGTCGGTCAACGGCCGGGAGACACCGATGCGTCCGCCTAGTCGTTCGGCCAATTGGGTGGCGGCGTCGATGGTGGCGGCACTGGCTGCACCACGGCCTAAAGCGACCACGCGACTCGCGTCCCCCACAGTCGTAGCCGTGTTAACGACGGGCGTCGCAGTGGTCACGTGCAGGCGGGTAACGGGGTGGAAGGCGACCTTAGCCGTGGTCAGCTCAGCCCCGTTGGGTGTGGGTTGGGCCACGAAAGTGTTAGGCCGCACCGTTGCCATCTGGGGCCGCCGGTCAGGACAAATAATCTCACACATGATGTTGTCCCCGTAGGATGGCTTGGTGGCCACCAGGGTGTCGTCATCGAAACGCAGGTCCAGGCAATCGGCGGTCAGTCCCGTCTGTAACTTAGCCTGTAGCCGCGGCGCGATGGACCGACCAGTGATGGTGGCGCCAAATAAGACCGTGTTGGGCTGGGCCGCATCGACCAACTGCTTTAAGGCGTCCGCTAATTCGGCGTCAGTGGCCGTTGGGAAGCGGTCGTCGCGGACCACCCGAATCTCGTCGGGACCGTAAGTGGTCAGTTCATCTTCGAGGTGGTCAGTCGTGGCTTCCAAGAGGACGGCAACCACGTGGAACCGGTCACCGGCTAATTGGTTAGCTTTTGTAATGAGTTGTTGCGTAGTGGGTTCGATGTGGTCTAAGCGACGTTCAGCCACGACCCAGAGTTCTGGTTTAGACATTAACGGTTCCTCCTTAAAGTAATTGACGGTCCTTGAGGGCCTTGATCAGTTGACTAGCGGCTTCTTGAGGCGTCCCAGTCAGTGGCGTCAGTTCCCGCTTGACCGGCTTAGGGGCGTAGACCTTGGTAACGATGGTTGGCGACCCTGCTTGACCTAACCGACTGTCGTCGAGGTCTAAGTCATCGTGGTGCCAGATTGTCAGGGGCTTTTCGAAGCTCAGTTGAATATTGCGGGGCGTTGGGTAGCGGGGCGTGTTGAGCTCACTACGAACGCTGACCACGGCAGGCAATTGGGCGACTAGGGTTTGCTTGGTATCTTCCAGCAGCCGTTCGGCGGTCACTTCGTTGGGGCCGCTCAACCGTAACGTGGCTGCGTAAGTAATCTGAGGTTGTTGCAAGAATTCAGCGACGATGGGGCCCACTTGCCCGGTATCGGCATCGACGGCCTGACGACCGAAGATGACCAGGTCCACGTCACCGATTTTTTCGATGGCTTTGGCGATCACGTATCCGGTCGCGAGGGTGTCGGCTCCGGCGAAGGCCCGGTCGGAGAGCAGCACACCGGAATCGGCGCCCATGGCCATCCCTTCACGCAGGGATTGGGCGTAGTCGTCGGGTCCCATACTTAGGAGGACCACTTGGGCGTCGGTGGTTGCCTTGAACTGTAAGGCTTGTTCAACGGCGTTCTTATCGAAGGGGTTCATCACGCCAGCCAAGCCCCGTCGATCCAAGTTGTGGGTCTTAGGGTCGATGGTGACGTCGTTGGTTTCGGGAACTTGTTTGATGCAGACAACAATTTTCAAAGGGAAGACCTCCTATTTCTGAAATTCGGCAGTGGCGATGGCGGAACGCATCTTTTCGACGGTCCCTTCGGCGATTTCCATCGCCCGGGCATCCCGGATCAAGTGTTCAACGGGATATTCGCGACTGTAGCCGTAACCAGCTAAGATCTGTAGGGCGTCGTCGCCGGCAGCCACGGCCGCACGGGAGCCGTGGGCCTTAGCCATAGCGGCCTCCTCACTGTAAGGTTGACCAGCGGCCTTTAATTGGGCGGCCCGTTGGTATAAGAGCTTGGTGGTCTCCTTGCGCATCGCGATATCGGCGACCTTGCGGTGGGTGACCTGGAGTTCGGTCAACGGCTTGTCGCCGGCCTTCCGCTCCTTGGCGTAGTCGGTAGCGATCTTCAATTCGTGTTCCATAATGCCGGTCAGGACCGCGCCCATTAGGATCCGGGCGTCGTCGTGGGCGGAGTCCCCAATCAGGCCGCCGTCACCCAGGTGCCCCAATAAGTGGTCGTCGTCGACGATGATGTGGTCCATCACGATTTCACCCACGGGCGTTCCCCGTAAGCCGATGAAGTCTTCCCGTTTACCGAAGGAGAAGCCCGGCATGTCTTGGTCGACCACGAAGACGGAGAGTTGGTCCGGAGCGGTCTTGACCAGCACGCAGTAGACCTGGGCGAGCCCGCCGTTAGTAATCATGATCTTATCCCCGTTGATGACCCAGTGGTCGCCTTCCCGGGTCGCCGTTGAGCTGATGCCCATCGGGTTCGAGCCACCGCTAGCTTCGGTCATAGAAAAGGCGAAGATTCGCTGGTTAGCGGAAGGCAAGAGGGCTTGCTTAAGGGCGGGCGTGCCGAACTTCAGGATCTGATCGATGGTCTTGAAGTGACCTTCGAGGGTAACGGCCGTGCTGGCGTTGCCGCGAGCTAGGTGGTTCAGAACGGTGGCCGTCACTTCGGGACCGAATTCAGCGCCACCAAATTCTTGGGGCAGCATGAGGCCTAAGAAACCAGTCTCCGTTAACTTCTTCATGAAACCTTCTGGGTAGTCTTGCGCGGGGTCAATGGCCATGTCGAGCGGGGCGACCTCCCGTGCCGTGTAATCGTCGACCATTTGTAAAAGCAGCTTTTCAGCCGCGGTATTCCGGGTAGACATTGAGCATCCTCCTTATCGGGTGATATTTGGTTGTGTAAAATTGAACAAAAACGTGTTGCCTAGTATACAGAATAATCGCGTGATAAGTCCAGTAAAAGTCGCTAACTTTTTGTAAATAAATGGCGGGAGAGGCCCTTAAATTACAAATTAAGCGGTTAAGCTAGCGCTTTCATAGGACGTTATGGATTGTTCTGATTAGTTAATCCATATTAAAGGGTACTAGTGATGAAAGCTAGATTCCTTGATTTAAATCAAGAAACGAAAAGATTGTGGCGAAATCGACAAATGCTGGTAGGAAATTCGCGTGATAAAAGTTTTAGTTAATTTAAGGAAAAAATGGTACTTCGGGGGCGATTATTATACAATGAAACCGGATTCTTAAATTTGGAGGTGTCATTGTTATGCAAATTACACAAGAGGTGGCGGGGGAACTACACCACCAGACGGTGACCAAGTACGTCTTGACTAATGACCAGGGGACGCGTGCGGCGATTCTGACCTGGGGGGCCACGCTGCAGGAGTTTAGTGCCTTAGAAGATGGCCAGCGGCACCAACTGATCGTTCAGGAGCAGGACTTAGCGGCTTACGACCACAATCCGTATTATTTGTGCCAAGCCTTGGGTCGGGTCGCCGGGCGGATCGCCGGTGCCCAATTTGACCTCAATGGGCGGACGGTTCACTTGGATCCCAATGAGGCGCCGAACGCTAGCCACGGGGGTCCCCACGGTTTTACTTTTGTGAACTGGGCGGCCACCACGCAACAGACCGCAACGGCAGTCAGCGTGCAGTTGACCCACACCACCACCGAAGCGGCGGATAAGTATCCCGGGACCATGGCCACGACGATCACCTATACGCTGACCAACGATAATCAGTTGACCATCACCTTTACGGCGAAGAGTGATGCGCCGACGTTGTTCAATCCCACGATTCATACTTACTTTAACGTCACGGATGACCAGCACGACCTGAAGGACCAGTGGCTCCAGCTGAACAGTACCCACCGGCTGGCCTTGGATCAAGCCAAGATTCCAACGGGGGAGAAAGTGGCTTTGGCCGGAACCGGGTTTGATTTTCAGACCCCCCAAACGATTCAAGAAGGTTTAGCGAAATTGCAGAAGCATGGTATTGTAGAATATGATGACGCCTTTGAGGTCACGCCGAGTGCCACCACCCCGATTGCAACGGTGGGCGACACCACGGGTCACCGGGAAGTGCGGGTCTACTCTGATCGGAACGCGGTGGTGGTCTTTACGGCTAACCCGACTGATCCTAAACGCGCTGACCAGCGGGACTACAACGCCTTAGCGCTGGAGGCCCAGACGTTACCGGATGCGATTCA includes:
- a CDS encoding phosphoenolpyruvate carboxykinase; this translates as MTEPAAIDLPAFYANPDRSVAVLNYNARFITSIFDLVNSDELAAFIKLFLDEQQTRVPEDADPATTFNRVDATTYVATLKGILTNQPNVYDRYPAAEILASIEDLYSYYRSYLRVATMSTQHNDVVSAEFMTIDQHFNELVIRLYRTIEEKLQGHANHVYRQTSAASSACVLLQKLAWPMPAGYEALGNIRFLTRLMLRPPMMLHTKSNKRKGRFTASQVNPLTNFTGDARDWYCYPAKIGTSLAYLYFHRDYLASGLALANLFQLADESEVTGKKPDLILLFGSPSAQGDTDPENGHYYYDAANQLYVGQVPYNDQTTYFGYMKKICLTLHNLHQIDQGRLPIHGSMVKITFANGVEKTVVFFGDSGAGKSESIEALQTVADEKIANIETIFDDMGSFTLQPGGQGIYAQGTETGAFVRLDDLSSEVAFNNMDRGIYMNPEQKNARVIIPANTWKRVVAHHEIDMWVYANNYDDAVGIHQFTDQAAAKATFIAGKRKALGTTDEVGMSTTFFANPFGPVQEEAATRPIIDAVFDQLFKDQVYVGEIYTHLGNDKSQDKLNESAKELLDVLMHH
- a CDS encoding electron transfer flavoprotein subunit alpha/FixB family protein is translated as MSKPELWVVAERRLDHIEPTTQQLITKANQLAGDRFHVVAVLLEATTDHLEDELTTYGPDEIRVVRDDRFPTATDAELADALKQLVDAAQPNTVLFGATITGRSIAPRLQAKLQTGLTADCLDLRFDDDTLVATKPSYGDNIMCEIICPDRRPQMATVRPNTFVAQPTPNGAELTTAKVAFHPVTRLHVTTATPVVNTATTVGDASRVVALGRGAASAATIDAATQLAERLGGRIGVSRPLTDQDRFTHDDQIGQSGNTIHPDLILNFGISGAVQYLVGMQDAQTIVSVNSDPNAPIFAASDYGYVGDAQAFMTALLGQFA
- a CDS encoding electron transfer flavoprotein subunit beta/FixA family protein is translated as MKIVVCIKQVPETNDVTIDPKTHNLDRRGLAGVMNPFDKNAVEQALQFKATTDAQVVLLSMGPDDYAQSLREGMAMGADSGVLLSDRAFAGADTLATGYVIAKAIEKIGDVDLVIFGRQAVDADTGQVGPIVAEFLQQPQITYAATLRLSGPNEVTAERLLEDTKQTLVAQLPAVVSVRSELNTPRYPTPRNIQLSFEKPLTIWHHDDLDLDDSRLGQAGSPTIVTKVYAPKPVKRELTPLTGTPQEAASQLIKALKDRQLL
- a CDS encoding acyl-CoA dehydrogenase family protein is translated as MSTRNTAAEKLLLQMVDDYTAREVAPLDMAIDPAQDYPEGFMKKLTETGFLGLMLPQEFGGAEFGPEVTATVLNHLARGNASTAVTLEGHFKTIDQILKFGTPALKQALLPSANQRIFAFSMTEASGGSNPMGISSTATREGDHWVINGDKIMITNGGLAQVYCVLVKTAPDQLSVFVVDQDMPGFSFGKREDFIGLRGTPVGEIVMDHIIVDDDHLLGHLGDGGLIGDSAHDDARILMGAVLTGIMEHELKIATDYAKERKAGDKPLTELQVTHRKVADIAMRKETTKLLYQRAAQLKAAGQPYSEEAAMAKAHGSRAAVAAGDDALQILAGYGYSREYPVEHLIRDARAMEIAEGTVEKMRSAIATAEFQK
- a CDS encoding aldose epimerase family protein, encoding MQITQEVAGELHHQTVTKYVLTNDQGTRAAILTWGATLQEFSALEDGQRHQLIVQEQDLAAYDHNPYYLCQALGRVAGRIAGAQFDLNGRTVHLDPNEAPNASHGGPHGFTFVNWAATTQQTATAVSVQLTHTTTEAADKYPGTMATTITYTLTNDNQLTITFTAKSDAPTLFNPTIHTYFNVTDDQHDLKDQWLQLNSTHRLALDQAKIPTGEKVALAGTGFDFQTPQTIQEGLAKLQKHGIVEYDDAFEVTPSATTPIATVGDTTGHREVRVYSDRNAVVVFTANPTDPKRADQRDYNALALEAQTLPDAIHHADFGDVVLPAHQSVTHTIRYQYVRQSN